One Vanessa cardui chromosome 22, ilVanCard2.1, whole genome shotgun sequence DNA window includes the following coding sequences:
- the LOC124539450 gene encoding inner centromere protein, with protein sequence MSIFNELLPKICEISNAFTKNFNDDLKAAFLCFDKFEEEFQNGKGRTRDKTQKDKSALTTLQSINEDDDDSVKALEEKSKRSSSSKSNDDRTSTESNERRGSKKRSKNEVDGMESPEQDKRQKRNASVKAQSIISKQVNVNLTQKLRREDSIDKSGRSRRRGKEDDKENAEPIQLVQVKQEKISLPPEPMDMECLPLNVEVKREVDKDELAMPPPFAPVPKPRKAVPKEKPEEVPEEETSGRRRTTRTRKQTDTLPSQPASSRSTRASSRSTKQTDSEETQPAEVRPKRTRAKKGAEPAVTDTEKEIETPVQNETVSASPAEKPRTKRTRRIQKPAEKEPEKTEEAQPQPEIISPKEERISQPEVHSPVLPMIKKTNDSKLKLQDNLTKKLENETAQKQTNEINKNTEPVTDETDNINLDKTKVIGVAMNATVVISNDMDKTVVLPNGVYNHAPVTPKNVCQMNETVVLETCNQTVVLDKPQTNAIMDATVVIDKDPKVTNVTEDNSLLTDDSDSIEVQTPPKIPPLPQPTSAVKEKVQQFEEMATRVTRTKTRAMAKKEDNTEQTPPDKVSKVILSAETLTKMNSMIFNGKVTQVSSSATKPRANVMSSTKIPSSTSKLSAINRAREAEETQTREKEDARSKKEALLEAKRELQKKRREEKMAAAAAARGAAERERRALLQAAARERRERQAHADLGKLERQREAERKKLELARKVAETEERRRAEEQARQQRLADEQRRAEAARKKQLEEAEAMKKEAAIMAKEIERRQKEFMERQKMKQRMDGDKIMTPLKNAPALDPVYMADGFQYLNSDEDEEPPERPVPIWSTSKARRAQLVAQARVAARLVDRLFSVRAHTPDLREIFPDIERARLKRTSSAVWRSPARPLPAVRE encoded by the exons ATgtcaatttttaatgaattgctTCCCAAAATCTGTGAAATATCGAATGCTTTTACAAAAAACTTTAATGATGATCTTAAG GCCGCGTTCCTGTGTTTTGATAAGTTTGAAGAAGAATTTCAAAATGGCAAAGGCAGAACGCGGGACAAGACTCAAAAAGATAAAAGCGCTCTAACAACCCTTCAGAGTATAAATGAAGACGATG ATGATTCAGTGAAGGCATTAGAAGAAAAATCAAAACGATCCTCGAGCTCTAAATCAAACGATGATCGTACATCAACGGAAAGTAATGAACGTAGAGGCTCCAAGAAACGTAGCAAAAATGAAGTGGATGGTATGGAGAGCCCTGAACAAGATAAACGACAGAAAAGAAATGCATCAGTTAAGGCACAGAGCATTATTAGTAAACAG GTGAATGTAAACCTCACTCAGAAACTTCGTCGAGAAGACTCAATTGACAAGTCTGGTAGAAGCCGTCGTCGGGGGAAAGAGGATGACAAAGAAAATGCTGAACCAATTCAACTTGTACAAG TTAAACAGGAGAAGATATCCCTGCCACCCGAGCCGATGGACATGGAATGCTTGCCGCTGAATGTGGAGGTTAAACGAGAAGTTGACAAGGACGAGCTAGCCATGCCGCCGCCCTTCGCCCCCGTGCCCA AACCGCGTAAAGCTGTACCTAAAGAGAAACCAGAGGAGGTCCCAGAGGAAGAAACTTCAGGGAGACGAAGAACTACGCGAACgcgcaaacagacagacacgcTGCCCTCACAACCTg CCTCAAGCCGATCAACACGAGCGAGCTCCCGGTCCACGAAGCAGACCGACTCCGAAGAGACTCAGCCTGCGGAAGTTCGACCGAAGCGCACTAGAGCCAAAAAG ggAGCCGAGCCAGCAGTAACTGACACTGAAAAAGAAATCGAAACTCCAGTACAGAATGAAACAG TTTCAGCTTCACCGGCTGAAAAACCAAGGACGAAACGCACTCGACGAATCCAGAAGCCAGC TGAAAAAGAACCTGAAAAAACTGAAGAAGCTCAACCGCAACCAGAAATAATATCTCCAAAGGAAGAAAGGATATCACAGCCGGAAGTCCATTCACCAGTACTGCCAATGATCAAAAAGACAAATGACAGTAAACTTAAATTACAAGATAATCTGACcaaaaaattagaaaatgaaACTGCGCAAAagcaaacaaatgaaataaataaaaatacagagcCAGTGACTGAtgaaacagataatataaacttggataaaacgAAAGTGATCGGTGTAGCGATGAATGCAACGGTTGTGATATCCAATGATATGGATAAAACTGTCGTTCTTCCCAATGGTGTGTATAACCATGCTCCGGTTACACCCAAAAATGTG tGTCAAATGAACGAAACAGTTGTGTTGGAAACATGTAATCAGACGGTAGTTTTGGACAAACCACAGACAAATGCAATTATGGATGCTACAGTTGTCATTGATAAAG ATCCAAAAGTAACAAATGTAACGGAGGATAACTCGTTACTAACGGATGACAGTGACAGTATAGAAGTCCAGACTCCCCCCAAAATACCACCACTGCCGCAACCCAC atCGGCTGTTAAAGAAAAAGTGCAGCAGTTTGAAGAAATGGCTACCCGAGTGACCAGAACGAAGACAAGAGCCATGGCTAAAAAG gagGATAACACAGAGCAAACGCCTCCGGACAAAGTATCCAAAGTTATTCTCTCCGCCGAGACATTGACTAAGATGAACAGTATGATCTTCAACGGGAAAGTAACACAA GTATCGAGTTCTGCAACGAAGCCACGTGCAAACGTCATGTCTTCAACAAAAATTCCGTCGTCGACTTCGAAACTAAGTGCCATCAATAGAGCGAGAGAAGCAGAGGAGACCCAGACGAGAGAGAAGGAGGATGCCAGAAGTAAAAAAGAAGCGCTTCTCGAAGCAAAGAGAGAGTTGCAGAAAAA GCGGCGCGAGGAGAAGatggcggcggcggcggcggcgcgcggcgcggccgAGCGCGAGCGGCGCGCGCTGCTGCAGGCCGCCGCGCGCGAGCGCCGCGAGAGGCAGGCGCACGCAGACCTCGGCAAGCTCGAGCGCCAGCGCGAGGCCGAGCGG AAAAAACTCGAGTTGGCGCGTAAAGTAGCGGAGACGGAGGAGAGACGGAGAGCCGAGGAGCAAGCGAGACAGCAGCGGCTCGCGGACGAACAGAGGCGGGCGGAGGCTGCGAGGAAGAAACAATTGGAGGAAGCGGAGGC AATGAAGAAAGAGGCTGCAATCATGGCTAAGGAAATCGAGAGGAGACAAAAGGAGTTCATGGAGAGACAAAAGATGAAGCAGAGAATGGACGGAGATAAGA TCATGACACCACTGAAAAACGCACCAGCTCTGGACCCCGTGTACATGGCTGATGGGTTCCAATACCTCAACTCTGACGAAGACGAAGAGCCACCAGAACGACCTGTACCCATCTGGTCTACATCAAAG GCCCGGCGCGCGCAGCTCGTCGCGCAGGCGCGCGTCGCGGCGCGGCTCGTGGACCGGCTGTTCTCGGTGCGCGCGCACACGCCCGACCTGCGCGAGATCTTCCCCGACATCGAGCGCGCCCGCCTCAAGCGCACCTCCTCCGCCGTGTGGCGCAGCCCCGCGCGCCCGCTGCCCGCCGTGCGCGAGTGA
- the LOC124539356 gene encoding ATP synthase subunit gamma, mitochondrial: MLGRFAPGVCTQVTMGVNQQQNRNMATLKAISMRLKSVKNIQKITQSMKMVSAAKYTRAERDLRAARPYGEGAVQFYEKAEVVAPEDEPKQLYIAMTSDRGLCGAVHTGVSKVIRNRLMEPGAENIKVICVGDKSRSILQRLYGKHIISVANEIGRLPPTFLDAAKIANAIMTSGYDFGSGKIIYNKFKSVVSYSQADLPLFSQKAIENAPKLAVYDSLDSDVLQSYMEFSLASMLFYALKEGACSEQSSRMTAMDNASKNAGEMIEKLTLTFNRTRQAVITRELIEIISGAAALE, translated from the exons ATGTTGGGCCGTTTTGCACCGGGTGTCTGCACCCAGGTGACCATGGGGGTCAACCAGCAGCAGAACCGTAACATGGCCACATTGAAAGCCATTTCTATGCGATTGAAGTCTGTAAagaatattcagaaaattaccCAGTCCATGAAGATGGTGTCAGCTGCCAA GTATACCCGTGCTGAACGTGACTTAAGGGCTGCCCGTCCTTATGGTGAAGGTGCAGTACAGTTCTATGAAAAAGCTGAG GTTGTCGCCCCTGAGGATGAACCCAAACAGCTTTACATTGCAATGACATCTGACAGAG GTCTCTGCGGAGCCGTCCACACTGGTGTCTCAAAGGTTATCCGTAACCGTCTCATGGAGCCAGGAGCGGAGAACATCAAGGTTATCTGCGTTGGTGACAAGTCTCGCAGTATCCTGCAACGCTTGTACGGGAAGCATATCATTAGTGTCGCTAATGAG ATTGGTCGTCTTCCCCCTACTTTCTTGGACGCGGCCAAGATCGCCAATGCCATTATGACTTCTGGATACGACTTTGGTTCCGGCAAGATCATCTACAACAAATTTAAGTCTGTGGTGTCCTACTCGCAGGCTGACTTGCCGCTGTTCAGTCAAAAAGCTATTGAG aacgCACCCAAACTGGCTGTCTACGATTCATTGGACTCCGACGTCCTTCAATCATACATGGAATTCTCGCTCGCTTCTATGCTCTTCTACGCCCTGAAGGAAGGCGCCTGCTCCGAACAGTCTTCTCGTATGACGGCTATGGACAACGCTTCCAAGAACGCTGGAGAGATGATCGAAAAACTTACTCTGACCTTCAATAGAACCCGCCAAGCCGTCATCACCAGGGAACTTATCGAAATTATCTCTGGTGCTGCCGCTCTGGAATAA